In Spinacia oleracea cultivar Varoflay chromosome 5, BTI_SOV_V1, whole genome shotgun sequence, a single window of DNA contains:
- the LOC110798229 gene encoding uncharacterized protein, with protein MEFTRRLISRQKRKKSSRELMAITLRDGESLRDYLTRFNNESITIPKPQQEIAVLALMRGMHDCEIKKYLGRKSFINLGSALAKAHEYVKSEELMMVPGQQQPYQQQASYPNKREDNINIHGQSGGKKNSQKQGGNYTGKSRQDSRHSRPYQAFQEYTPLNINRATIFNVNKNENWKRPPPMIKRDRNMRKFCAFHNDCGHVTEDCLDLKDNIEEMIRRGYFSQYKAHQGNNNNSHTQGRQQAQLPPPYQPPRIEHRAPESSREGEIRGHRNKEKKPTVYVISGGPIDGGTISGANQDLIEHRHLINYHNTRPWPIPPPMPMVYFSQDD; from the coding sequence ATGGAGTTCACACGCAGATTGATTAGTCGACAGAAAAGAAAGAAGTCGTCTAGAGAGCTCATGGCAATAACTTTGAGAGACGGGGAATCACTAAGAGACTACCTGACCAGGTTCAACAACGAGTCGATTACAATCCCAAAACCGCAGCAAGAGATAGCCGTCTTGGCATTGATGAGAGGGATGCATGACTGTGAGATCAAGAAATATTTGGGAAGGAAATCTTTTATTAACCTTGGCAGTGCTTTGGCAAAGGCACACGAATATGTCAAAAGCGAAGAACTGATGATGGTTCCCGGGCAACAACAACCATACCAGCAACAAGCATCATATCCCAATAAGAGGGAAGACAATATAAACATCCACGGCCAGTCGGGGGGCAAAAAGAACAGTCAGAAACAGGGAGGAAATTATACCGGAAAAAGCCGGCAGGATAGCAGGCACTCGAGGCCGTATCAAGCCTTCCAAGAGTACACACCGCTGAACATAAACAGGGCCACGATATTCAACGTGAATAAGAATGAGAATTGGAAACGACCACCGCCCATGATCAAGAGAGATAGAAACATGAGAAAGTTTTGCGCCTTCCATAATGACTGCGGTCATGTCACAGAAGACTGTCTTGATCTGAAGGACAATATCGAAGAGATGATAAGAAGGGGATACTTCTCCCAATACAAAGCCCACCAaggaaacaacaacaacagtcaCACCCAGGGAAGGCAGCAAGCCCAATTACCGCCTCCCTACCAACCACCGAGAATAGAGCATAGAGCCCCTGAAAGCAGCCGAGAGGGAGAAATTAGGGGGCACCGCAACAAGGAAAAGAAACCGACTGTGTACGTCATCTCGGGAGGACCCATTGATGGGGGAACAATCAGCGGGGCCAATCAGGACCTGATAGAACACCGCCATCTGATCAACTACCACAACACCCGACCTTGGCCGATCCCACCACCCATGCCAATGGTATACTTCTCACAAGATGACTGA